The Caldisalinibacter kiritimatiensis genome window below encodes:
- a CDS encoding NCS2 family permease, with amino-acid sequence MESLSKSSIFKLKENGTNVKTEIMAGITTFVTMAYIIFVNPNILKLAGMNTQGVMGDAAAGIGFEDPIVGAVFVATCIAAAIGTFIMGFFANLPFALAPGMGLNAFFTYSVVMGLGYTWQEALAAVCISGMLFIVLTITGLREAIVDAIPDSLKRAIGGGIGLFIALIGFKQAHIIVSNPATLVSFGDFTKPEAIVPLIGLVIVGVLMSRNVKGSILIGIVATTLLGIPFGITNVPDNFTWSIPSLKPTLFALDFKGLLNLGEASLLGALMSVITVVISFSLVDMFDTVGTLIGTGAKAGFLDENGKLKNMNKALFADAIATSIGAFIGTSTTTTYVESASGVSEGGRTGLTAVTVGVLFILSLFLAPFVGIVPAEATAPALIVVGVLMMTSVKHIDFEDFTEALPAFLTMAIMPFSYSIANGIAAGLIFYPLTKLVTGKGKEVHPAIYILAVLFILRFTILPH; translated from the coding sequence ATGGAATCATTATCAAAATCATCAATTTTTAAACTTAAAGAAAATGGGACAAACGTTAAAACGGAAATTATGGCAGGTATTACAACGTTTGTAACTATGGCTTACATTATTTTCGTAAATCCTAATATATTAAAATTAGCAGGAATGAATACACAAGGAGTAATGGGAGATGCAGCAGCAGGTATAGGTTTTGAAGACCCGATAGTAGGAGCTGTATTCGTAGCTACATGTATTGCTGCAGCAATCGGAACATTTATCATGGGATTTTTCGCAAATCTACCATTTGCATTAGCACCAGGTATGGGACTTAATGCATTCTTTACTTATAGTGTTGTTATGGGATTAGGATATACTTGGCAGGAAGCACTAGCTGCTGTATGTATTTCAGGAATGTTATTTATAGTTCTTACTATTACAGGATTAAGAGAAGCTATAGTTGATGCAATTCCAGATTCACTTAAAAGAGCTATTGGTGGAGGTATTGGTTTATTCATTGCATTAATTGGATTTAAACAAGCACATATTATAGTAAGTAATCCAGCTACGTTAGTAAGCTTTGGAGATTTTACAAAACCAGAAGCAATAGTACCATTAATAGGATTAGTAATTGTAGGAGTTTTAATGTCAAGAAATGTTAAAGGTTCAATTTTAATTGGAATAGTAGCTACTACACTATTAGGTATTCCATTTGGTATAACTAATGTACCAGATAACTTTACATGGTCAATTCCTAGCTTAAAGCCAACATTATTTGCATTGGATTTTAAAGGATTATTAAACTTAGGAGAAGCTTCATTATTAGGTGCTTTAATGAGTGTTATAACAGTAGTAATTTCATTCAGTTTAGTTGATATGTTCGATACAGTTGGAACTTTAATAGGAACAGGAGCAAAAGCTGGGTTCCTTGATGAAAATGGAAAGCTTAAAAATATGAACAAAGCATTATTTGCAGATGCTATTGCTACTTCAATAGGAGCGTTTATAGGTACTTCAACAACTACAACATACGTGGAAAGTGCGTCAGGAGTAAGTGAAGGTGGTAGAACAGGACTTACAGCTGTAACTGTAGGTGTACTATTCATTTTATCATTATTCTTAGCACCATTTGTAGGTATAGTACCAGCTGAAGCTACTGCACCTGCATTAATAGTAGTAGGAGTATTAATGATGACATCTGTTAAGCATATAGATTTCGAAGACTTTACAGAAGCATTACCAGCATTCTTAACAATGGCTATCATGCCATTTAGCTACAGTATAGCTAACGGTATTGCTGCAGGACTTATTTTCTATCCATTAACTAAATTAGTTACAGGAAAAGGAAAAGAAGTTCATCCAGCAATTTATATACTTGCAGTATTATTCATATTAAGATTTACGATATTACCCCACTAA
- the purC gene encoding phosphoribosylaminoimidazolesuccinocarboxamide synthase, which produces MIYEGKAKKVYKTDNEKKYIVEYKDDATAFNGVKKGTITGKGVINNKMSALLFKRLEEKGIPTHFQELLSDREMLVKAVKILPLEVIVRNVAAGSLAKRLGLEEGTQLNTTVLEFCYKNDELGDPMINEYHIKAINLATEEQLEVIKKYAFLINEILVEFFKEKGIRLIDFKLEFGLFDDKIILADEISPDTCRLWDAEDNKKLDKDRFRRDLGDVISAYEEVLGRLQKNN; this is translated from the coding sequence ATGATTTATGAAGGTAAAGCTAAAAAGGTTTATAAAACTGATAATGAAAAGAAATATATCGTTGAATATAAAGACGATGCTACAGCCTTTAATGGTGTCAAGAAGGGGACTATAACTGGCAAAGGCGTAATTAACAATAAAATGTCAGCATTGCTTTTCAAGAGGTTAGAAGAAAAGGGTATACCAACACATTTTCAAGAGCTTTTAAGTGATAGAGAAATGCTAGTTAAAGCAGTAAAAATACTTCCTTTGGAAGTAATAGTAAGAAACGTTGCAGCAGGTTCATTGGCAAAAAGATTAGGTTTAGAGGAAGGAACACAATTAAATACAACAGTTTTAGAGTTTTGCTATAAAAACGATGAGCTTGGCGACCCAATGATAAATGAATATCATATAAAAGCAATAAATTTAGCTACTGAGGAACAATTAGAAGTAATTAAAAAGTATGCTTTTCTAATAAATGAGATATTAGTTGAATTTTTTAAAGAAAAGGGAATAAGATTAATTGACTTTAAATTAGAGTTTGGGTTATTTGATGACAAAATTATATTGGCTGATGAAATATCCCCTGATACATGTAGGTTATGGGATGCTGAAGATAATAAAAAGCTTGACAAGGATAGATTTAGAAGAGATTTAGGGGACGTAATATCAGCATATGAAGAGGTACTAGGCAGGCTACAAAAAAACAATTAA
- a CDS encoding phosphoribosylformylglycinamidine synthase: MNDKVRRIYVEKKRGFDIEAKNLYSDLKQNLKIKGLENVRVLNRYDISGVSENVYIKARDTIFSELNVDKIYEEELEVKENEHIFAVEYLPGQYDQRADSAAQCIQILSQNENPTVKTAKVIILQGDISEKELRKIKSYYINPVDSREASLQKPIVLNTEFEAPKDVAVLYGFIDMSNKELIDFAKDMGLAMSIEDLKFCQEYFKNTEKRDPTITEMRVIDTYWSDHCRHTTFLTQLEDISFEEGLYIEPIKKAYDKYLKSREYVYENKEKDICLMDIATIGMKELRKRGRLNDLEVSDEVNAASIIVNVDVDGKDEEWLVMFKNETHNHPTEIEPFGGAATCLGGAIRDPLSGRAYVYQAMRVTGSGDPRTSVEDTLSGKLPQIKITTEAAHGYSSYGNQIGLATGKVAEIYDENYIAKRMEIGAVIAAAPRKNVVRKKPEAGDVILLVGGRTGRDGCGGATGSSKAHTEESILTCGAEVQKGNPPTERKIQRLFRNPKVSTMIKKCNDFGAGGVSVAIGELADSLEIDLNAVPKKYEGLDGTELAISESQERMAVVLDKKDVEDFVAYAKEENLEATVVAKVTNDNRLKMMWQGKTILDINREFLDTNGVKRQAKVLVAHPNEKDNYFDRLPDVIENLNVDLKKAWIENLKDLNVAAQRGLVEMFDSTIGAGTVVMPFGGKYGLTPAEGMAAKIPVLSGETNTCTIMTHGYNPKLAKWSPFHGGLYAVIESIAKVVAMGGNYKNTRLTLQEYFEKLGEDKKKWGKPFSALLGAFYVQNKLGIPAIGGKDSMSGTFKDIHVPPTLVSFAVNTADARNVITPEFKKVNSKAVILQAERDKYGLPNFEKLEKNYSKIYQLIKDKKILAAHTVGFGGIAEAISKMCFGNKIGFTFTKDMELKKLFSPDYGSIVLEIEEKEDLEKLFEDIDYKLLGNTNDKKAIEVNNITIDLEWSIKEWEKPLNKVFEIKKNLDGKPKNVLYDKGNKVKPSVKIAKPRVFIPVFPGTNCEYDTARAFERAGGQVETLVFKNLAPSDIQESIDKMAEMINNSQIIALAGGFSAGDEPDGSGKFIATVFRNERIKEAVMNLLKNRDGLMLGICNGFQALIKLGLVPFGEIVDIKEDYPTLTFNKIGRHVSTMVRTKVVSNLSPWFNNVKVGDIHTIPVSHGEGRFVANEKYIKQMSENGQIATQYVDFEGNPSYDGEFNPNGSIEGVEGITSPDGRVLGKMGHSERIGNNLYKNVDGDKDQKIFEAGIKYFTS, from the coding sequence TTGAATGATAAGGTTAGAAGAATATACGTGGAAAAGAAGCGAGGCTTTGACATAGAAGCCAAAAACTTATATTCAGACTTAAAACAAAACTTAAAAATAAAAGGATTAGAGAATGTAAGAGTTCTAAATAGATATGATATATCAGGAGTTTCTGAGAATGTGTATATAAAAGCAAGGGATACTATATTTTCAGAGCTAAATGTAGATAAAATTTATGAAGAAGAACTAGAAGTAAAAGAAAATGAACACATTTTTGCAGTAGAATATCTTCCAGGACAATATGACCAAAGAGCAGATTCAGCAGCTCAATGTATTCAAATCTTAAGTCAAAATGAAAACCCTACAGTAAAGACAGCAAAGGTTATTATACTTCAGGGAGATATTAGTGAGAAAGAATTAAGAAAAATAAAAAGCTACTATATCAATCCTGTCGACTCAAGGGAAGCTTCACTACAAAAGCCTATCGTATTGAATACTGAATTCGAAGCTCCAAAGGATGTGGCAGTATTATATGGTTTTATAGACATGTCTAATAAAGAGCTTATAGACTTTGCAAAAGATATGGGATTAGCTATGAGCATTGAAGATTTAAAGTTTTGTCAAGAATATTTCAAAAATACAGAAAAGAGAGACCCTACTATTACAGAGATGAGAGTTATCGACACTTACTGGTCAGATCACTGTCGTCATACTACGTTTTTAACTCAATTAGAAGATATAAGCTTTGAAGAAGGATTATATATAGAACCCATAAAAAAAGCATACGATAAATATTTAAAGTCTAGAGAATACGTATATGAAAATAAGGAAAAAGATATATGTTTAATGGATATAGCAACAATAGGAATGAAGGAACTTAGAAAAAGAGGAAGACTCAATGATTTAGAGGTGTCAGATGAAGTAAATGCAGCTAGCATAATTGTTAATGTTGATGTTGATGGAAAAGACGAAGAATGGCTTGTGATGTTTAAAAACGAAACCCACAATCATCCTACTGAAATAGAGCCCTTTGGAGGAGCTGCAACATGTCTAGGGGGAGCTATTAGAGACCCACTATCAGGTAGAGCCTATGTTTATCAAGCTATGAGGGTTACAGGTAGTGGCGACCCAAGAACAAGTGTAGAGGATACGTTATCTGGAAAGCTACCACAGATAAAGATTACTACTGAAGCAGCCCATGGTTATAGCTCCTACGGAAATCAAATAGGACTTGCAACTGGAAAAGTAGCTGAGATTTACGATGAAAATTATATTGCTAAGAGAATGGAAATAGGAGCGGTAATAGCGGCAGCACCAAGAAAAAATGTTGTAAGGAAAAAGCCAGAAGCAGGAGATGTGATTTTATTAGTAGGTGGTAGAACCGGTAGAGATGGCTGTGGAGGAGCAACTGGTTCCTCAAAGGCACATACAGAAGAGTCAATATTAACTTGTGGTGCAGAAGTGCAGAAGGGTAATCCTCCAACAGAGAGAAAGATACAGAGATTATTCAGAAATCCTAAGGTAAGTACAATGATTAAAAAATGTAACGACTTTGGAGCAGGTGGAGTTTCTGTTGCTATTGGAGAACTAGCTGATAGTTTAGAGATAGATTTAAATGCAGTACCAAAAAAATATGAAGGATTAGATGGAACAGAGCTTGCTATATCAGAGTCTCAAGAACGTATGGCTGTTGTTTTAGATAAAAAAGATGTAGAAGATTTTGTAGCATATGCAAAGGAAGAAAACTTAGAGGCTACTGTGGTAGCAAAAGTTACAAATGACAATAGATTAAAAATGATGTGGCAAGGAAAAACTATTTTAGATATCAATAGAGAGTTTTTAGATACTAATGGGGTTAAAAGACAGGCAAAGGTTTTAGTAGCTCATCCTAATGAAAAGGACAATTATTTTGATAGGTTGCCTGATGTAATTGAAAATCTAAATGTTGACTTGAAAAAAGCATGGATTGAAAACTTAAAAGACCTTAATGTTGCTGCACAAAGAGGTTTAGTAGAAATGTTTGATAGTACCATAGGAGCAGGAACAGTTGTGATGCCTTTTGGAGGAAAATATGGTCTTACTCCAGCGGAGGGTATGGCTGCTAAAATTCCTGTGTTATCAGGCGAAACTAATACTTGTACTATTATGACCCATGGATATAATCCTAAATTAGCTAAATGGAGTCCCTTCCATGGAGGATTATATGCAGTAATTGAATCAATAGCTAAAGTTGTAGCTATGGGAGGAAATTATAAAAATACACGTTTAACTTTACAGGAATACTTTGAAAAATTAGGTGAAGATAAGAAAAAATGGGGTAAACCATTTAGTGCATTATTAGGAGCATTTTATGTACAAAATAAATTAGGAATTCCGGCCATAGGTGGGAAAGATAGTATGTCAGGTACATTTAAGGATATACACGTTCCCCCTACTTTAGTAAGCTTTGCAGTAAATACAGCGGATGCAAGAAATGTAATAACTCCTGAATTTAAGAAAGTTAACAGTAAAGCTGTTATTTTACAGGCAGAAAGGGACAAATATGGATTACCTAACTTTGAAAAATTAGAAAAGAACTATTCAAAGATATATCAGTTAATAAAAGATAAAAAGATATTAGCAGCACATACTGTAGGATTTGGTGGTATAGCTGAAGCAATAAGTAAAATGTGCTTTGGAAATAAAATAGGATTTACTTTTACAAAGGATATGGAGTTAAAGAAATTATTCAGTCCAGATTATGGCTCAATAGTGTTAGAAATAGAGGAAAAAGAAGATTTAGAAAAACTATTTGAAGACATTGACTATAAGCTATTAGGTAATACAAATGATAAAAAAGCTATTGAAGTAAATAATATAACAATAGATTTAGAATGGTCAATAAAAGAATGGGAAAAACCTTTAAATAAAGTATTTGAAATAAAGAAAAATCTTGACGGAAAACCTAAAAACGTATTGTATGACAAAGGTAATAAAGTAAAGCCTTCTGTAAAAATAGCAAAGCCTAGAGTGTTTATACCAGTATTCCCAGGAACTAACTGTGAATATGACACTGCTAGAGCCTTTGAAAGAGCAGGAGGACAGGTTGAAACTCTAGTATTTAAAAACTTAGCTCCATCGGATATACAAGAATCCATTGATAAAATGGCTGAAATGATAAATAACTCTCAAATTATAGCATTAGCAGGTGGATTTAGTGCTGGAGATGAACCAGATGGGTCAGGTAAATTCATTGCTACAGTCTTTAGAAATGAAAGAATAAAGGAAGCAGTAATGAATTTATTAAAAAATAGAGATGGACTAATGTTAGGGATTTGTAACGGATTCCAAGCGTTAATAAAACTTGGATTAGTACCATTTGGTGAAATTGTCGATATAAAAGAGGATTATCCTACTTTAACCTTTAACAAGATAGGCCGACATGTTTCTACGATGGTTAGAACAAAGGTAGTATCAAATCTTTCACCTTGGTTTAATAATGTTAAAGTCGGAGATATTCATACTATTCCTGTATCCCACGGTGAAGGAAGATTTGTAGCTAATGAAAAGTATATTAAACAAATGAGTGAGAATGGACAAATAGCAACGCAATATGTAGATTTTGAAGGCAATCCTAGTTATGACGGAGAGTTCAATCCTAATGGCTCAATTGAAGGAGTAGAAGGAATTACAAGTCCAGATGGAAGAGTTTTAGGTAAAATGGGCCATTCAGAGCGTATAGGAAATAATCTATATAAAAATGTTGATGGAGATAAGGACCAAAAGATATTTGAGGCAGGAATTAAATACTTTACAAGTTAG
- a CDS encoding 5-(carboxyamino)imidazole ribonucleotide synthase, producing the protein MNLNDIRVGIIGGGQLGKMLIQEAKKMDFYVCVLTPSADSPAAKIADEIIVGDLYDEDKISDIVRKCDVTTYEIEHINTDILCSLEEEGHKIYPYPKILKTINNKYVQKEFLRKNNLPTSEFEKISDLNDIASKFGFPFVQKACVGGYDGRGVKVIKSEKDFNSALECDSFAEKYVEFEKEFSVIVSRGINGEVKVFPVVEMMFDENKNICDKIISPGRIERYITEQAQEIAINCIELLNGVGVFAIEMFLTKDKKVLINEIAPRVHNSGHHTIESCITSQFEQHIRAICNLPLGGADLIIPSVMVNILGEEGEYGHPFYKGLEDVMKISGVNVHIYGKKTIKPFRKMGHITVVDNDIEKALGKAMKVNKMLRAISLEGDNHEE; encoded by the coding sequence ATGAACTTAAATGATATTAGAGTTGGAATAATTGGTGGAGGGCAGCTGGGAAAAATGCTTATTCAAGAGGCGAAAAAAATGGATTTCTATGTATGTGTATTGACGCCTTCTGCCGATTCTCCTGCTGCTAAAATAGCAGATGAGATTATTGTTGGTGATTTATACGATGAAGATAAAATATCCGACATTGTAAGAAAATGTGATGTCACAACCTATGAGATAGAGCATATAAATACAGATATTCTATGCAGTCTAGAGGAAGAAGGTCATAAAATATACCCTTATCCTAAAATATTAAAAACTATAAACAATAAATATGTGCAAAAAGAGTTTTTAAGAAAAAATAATCTACCAACATCGGAATTTGAAAAAATTTCAGATTTAAACGACATAGCATCAAAATTTGGTTTTCCTTTTGTTCAAAAGGCATGTGTTGGAGGGTATGATGGCAGAGGAGTTAAAGTTATAAAAAGTGAAAAAGACTTTAATAGTGCATTAGAATGTGATAGCTTCGCCGAAAAGTATGTAGAGTTTGAAAAGGAATTTTCAGTTATTGTTTCAAGGGGAATTAATGGAGAAGTGAAGGTTTTTCCTGTAGTAGAAATGATGTTTGATGAAAATAAAAATATTTGTGACAAAATAATTTCACCTGGAAGAATAGAAAGGTATATAACAGAGCAAGCTCAAGAAATCGCTATAAATTGTATAGAGCTATTGAATGGAGTCGGAGTATTTGCAATAGAAATGTTTTTAACTAAGGATAAAAAAGTATTAATAAATGAAATAGCGCCAAGGGTTCATAATTCAGGTCATCATACAATAGAATCTTGTATTACTTCACAATTTGAACAGCATATTAGGGCTATTTGTAATCTTCCCCTTGGAGGGGCTGATTTAATTATCCCTTCTGTCATGGTCAATATATTAGGAGAAGAGGGAGAATATGGACATCCATTTTATAAAGGGCTTGAGGATGTAATGAAAATATCTGGTGTAAATGTTCACATTTATGGCAAAAAAACTATTAAGCCCTTTAGAAAGATGGGGCATATAACGGTAGTTGATAACGATATTGAAAAAGCTTTAGGAAAGGCTATGAAGGTAAATAAAATGTTAAGAGCAATTTCTCTGGAGGGAGATAATCATGAAGAATGA
- the purF gene encoding amidophosphoribosyltransferase, whose protein sequence is MFWLDDKLKEECGVFGVYSENKEKVSNLIYFGLYALQHRGQESAGIAVSDNKEVDYYKDMGLVSEIFNDDILASLQGNIGIGHVRYSTTGESHVENAQPLVVKYKNGTIALAHNGNLVNADALREILEDEGVVFQTSTDTEVVANLLARYHKDGIVKSVKKVMELVKGAFAFAIMTDNKLIGVRDLYGLRPLCIGKLDDGYVLASESCALDTVGAEFVRDVEPGEIVIIENNELKSIKSSKWCRKNLCMFELIYFARPDSTIDGINVYLARSEAGRILAKEAPVDADVVISVPDSGTPAAIGYAEESGIPYGIGLIKNKYAGRTFIQPTQELREQGVKLKLNVLKENVEGKRVVMVDDSIVRGTTSKRLVNMLKKAGAKEVHVRVTSPPVKYPCYFGIDTPYRKYLVGATKTVEEIRDMINADSLAYISMDGLLKSTGCDKGFCLACFNGDYPMEVPLDGDNKK, encoded by the coding sequence ATGTTTTGGCTTGATGATAAGTTGAAAGAGGAATGTGGTGTTTTTGGAGTATATTCTGAGAATAAAGAGAAGGTATCTAATCTTATATATTTTGGATTATATGCGTTACAACATAGAGGACAAGAAAGTGCAGGTATTGCCGTAAGTGATAATAAAGAAGTAGATTATTATAAAGATATGGGTCTAGTATCAGAGATATTTAATGATGATATTTTGGCTAGTCTACAGGGGAATATAGGCATAGGACATGTTAGGTATTCAACAACAGGTGAAAGTCATGTTGAAAATGCTCAACCGTTAGTAGTTAAGTATAAAAATGGAACTATTGCATTAGCTCACAACGGTAATTTAGTAAATGCAGATGCACTTAGAGAAATACTAGAGGATGAAGGTGTAGTATTTCAGACTTCTACAGATACAGAAGTTGTTGCCAATCTACTAGCTAGATATCACAAAGACGGTATAGTGAAGTCGGTAAAAAAAGTTATGGAACTAGTAAAGGGAGCATTTGCTTTTGCGATAATGACAGATAACAAGCTTATAGGTGTAAGGGATTTATATGGATTGAGACCTTTATGTATAGGCAAGCTTGATGACGGTTATGTATTAGCTTCTGAATCCTGTGCATTAGATACTGTTGGAGCAGAATTTGTTAGAGATGTTGAACCAGGAGAAATAGTAATAATAGAAAATAATGAATTAAAGAGTATCAAGAGTAGTAAATGGTGTAGAAAGAATTTATGTATGTTTGAACTAATATATTTTGCAAGACCTGATAGTACAATAGATGGTATAAACGTTTATTTAGCAAGAAGTGAAGCTGGAAGGATTTTAGCAAAGGAAGCTCCAGTTGATGCAGATGTTGTAATATCTGTGCCAGACTCAGGTACTCCTGCAGCTATTGGTTATGCAGAAGAGTCAGGGATTCCTTATGGTATAGGCTTAATAAAAAATAAATATGCTGGTAGGACTTTTATACAGCCAACACAGGAATTAAGGGAGCAGGGAGTAAAGCTTAAACTTAATGTATTAAAGGAAAATGTTGAAGGTAAAAGGGTTGTAATGGTTGATGATTCCATAGTTAGGGGTACTACTAGTAAAAGATTAGTTAACATGCTAAAAAAAGCAGGGGCTAAAGAGGTTCATGTTAGGGTTACATCTCCTCCTGTTAAGTATCCATGCTATTTTGGAATCGATACTCCATATAGAAAATATCTTGTAGGAGCAACGAAAACTGTTGAAGAGATAAGGGACATGATTAACGCCGATAGTCTTGCTTATATATCAATGGATGGATTATTAAAGTCTACAGGCTGTGACAAAGGATTTTGTTTAGCATGTTTTAATGGAGATTATCCTATGGAGGTTCCGTTAGATGGAGATAAT
- the purE gene encoding 5-(carboxyamino)imidazole ribonucleotide mutase, with translation MKNEKKIGIIMGSDSDLPVMKKAAEILDDFGIGYELTVVSAHRTPKRLYEYAMNAKSKGIEVIIAGAGGAAHLPGMVASITEIPVIGVPVKTSSLNGLDSLLSIVQMPGGVPVATVAINGAKNAGILAAQIIGINNKEIQNKVKEYKKELEKNVLTKAEKLEKIGYKDYLNE, from the coding sequence ATGAAGAATGAAAAGAAGATAGGAATAATAATGGGCAGTGATTCAGATTTGCCAGTAATGAAAAAAGCTGCAGAAATATTAGATGACTTTGGCATAGGATATGAATTGACCGTAGTTTCAGCTCATAGAACACCAAAACGACTATATGAATATGCAATGAACGCTAAATCAAAGGGTATAGAAGTAATTATTGCAGGTGCTGGTGGAGCAGCACATCTTCCGGGTATGGTAGCTTCTATTACTGAAATACCAGTTATAGGAGTACCAGTAAAAACATCTTCACTAAATGGATTGGATTCTCTACTTTCTATTGTTCAAATGCCTGGAGGTGTACCAGTTGCGACGGTTGCAATAAATGGAGCTAAGAATGCTGGGATTTTAGCTGCTCAAATTATAGGGATAAATAATAAAGAAATTCAAAATAAAGTGAAAGAATACAAAAAAGAGTTAGAAAAAAATGTACTAACAAAGGCTGAAAAACTAGAGAAAATTGGATATAAAGACTATTTAAATGAATAG